The Triticum aestivum cultivar Chinese Spring chromosome 7B, IWGSC CS RefSeq v2.1, whole genome shotgun sequence genome window below encodes:
- the LOC123159178 gene encoding putative BPI/LBP family protein At1g04970: MAHHHLLPLLLVLVLPLFASAAATGDEAHLSAVIGDTGLAFAKDVLIGEAVRSLTPLRLPGAEKAFRVPFLGGIRAAVSNITLFHLDVGDDSVVRLGDSALVVVASGITANISMAWSYSYYSWYFPVEISDSGTASILVQGMEVGTTMEIKNYNGSLALNATQCGCSVKDLVISLDGGASWFYQGFINAFEDHIRAAVEKVIPENIIGSTSKLDSLLQGLPRSVSLDNVTALNMTFVNDPQYGNSSIEFDISGLFTSTVAKTSNLQKHPQLSLSCGGASNMLLLSLDEDVFNSALEAYFKAGSMHWVVDKVPDQSLLNTAGWKFIIPRLYWNYPNDDMVLNISMTSSPLMRITSEKIGATINADMIIDVLHGTETVPVACISVVVSASGVVEASGDKVYGTVGLNDFSLSLKWSKIGNFHMSLIQGVIRVFLNTVCMPYLNSHLGNGYILPVVHGFTLKDIYVVTSTEQLMLCSDITFANASRLAALPVL; this comes from the exons aTGGCCCATCACCACCTCCTCCCTTtactcctcgtcctcgtcctccccCTCTTCGCCTCCGCCGCGGCCACCGGCGACGAGGCGCACCTCTCCGCGGTGATCGGCGACACGGGCCTGGCCTTCGCCAAGGACGTGCTGATCGGCGAGGCGGTGCGGTCGCTCACCCCGCTCCGCCTCCCCGGGGCGGAGAAGGCCTTTCGCGTGCCCTTCCTCGGCGGCATCCGCGCCGCCGTCTCCAACATCACGCTCTTCCACCTCGACGTGGGGGATGACTCTGTTGTTCGCCTCGGCGACTCGGccctcgtcgtcgtcgcctccggcatTACCGCCAACATCAGCATGGCCTGGAGCTACTCCTACTACTCCTGGTACTTCCCCGTGGAGATCTCCGACAGCGGCACCGCCTCGATCCTG GTTCAAGGAATGGAAGTTgggacaaccatggaaatcaagaATTACAATGGAAGTTTGGCTCTGAATGCCACACAATGTGGTTGTTCTGTGAAGGACTTGGTGATATCTCTGGATGGTGGAGCATCTTGGTTTTATCAAGG GTTTATAAATGCTTTTGAGGACCATATTAGAGCTGCGGTTGAAAAGGTAATACCGGAAAATATTATTGGCAGCACATCAAAACTGGACTCGTTGCTTCAAGGTCTTCCTAGGAGTGTCAGTCTGGACAATGTCACTGCTCTGAACATGACTTTTGTCAATGATCCACAATACGGGAATTCCTCAATTGAGTTTGATATCAGTGGATTGTTCACTTCTACAGTTGCTAAGACTAGCAATTTGCAGAAGCATCCCCAGCTTTCATTATCTTGTGGTGGAGCATCAAATATGCTTTTGCTTTCACTCGATGAAGATGTATTCAATTCGGCATTAGAGGCTTACTTCAAG GCAGGTTCCATGCATTGGGTTGTCGACAAAGTTCCTGATCAATCTCTACTGAATACAGCAGGCTGGAAATTTATTATTCCTCGCTTGTATTGGAACTATCCAAATGATGACATGGTCCTGAACATTTCGATGACTTCATCCCCACTAATGAGGATTACATCTGAAAAGATTGGTGCTACCATTAATGCAGACATGATAATTGATGTTTTACATGGCACGGAGACGGTTCCAGTTGCATGCATCTCTGTA GTAGTTAGCGCGTCAGGTGTTGTGGAGGCATCAGGGGATAAAGTATATGGTACGGTTGGCTTAAATGATTTCTCTCTTTCCTTGAAGTGGAGTAAAATCGGAAACTTCCATATGTCTTTGATTCAG GGAGTGATACGTGTTTTCTTGAACACCGTATGCATGCCATATCTGAACTCACACCTGGGGAATGGATATATCTTACCTGTGGTTCATGGCTTCACTTTGAAAGACATATATGTAGTTACTTCTACCGAACAGTTGATGCTCTGTTCAGATATTACCTTCGCAAATGCAAGCCGCTTGGCGGCTTTACCAGTTTTGTGA